From Roseburia hominis, the proteins below share one genomic window:
- the ilvN gene encoding acetolactate synthase small subunit — protein MDNTMRKRWISLYVENQVGVLSKISGLFSAKCYNLESLTVGTTEDPTISRMTIETLSDEETYEQIKKQLNRMVEVIKVIDFTEISVVMQELMFIKVKNCSKEDKAELFRIAQTYQAKVRDYGHDSLLLEFVHTAHKNSAIIQYLKSEFKTIEVVRGGTVGIEAITMPKR, from the coding sequence ATGGATAACACAATGCGAAAAAGATGGATTTCCTTATATGTGGAAAATCAGGTGGGCGTACTCTCCAAGATTTCAGGACTATTTTCTGCAAAATGCTACAACCTGGAGAGCCTGACCGTGGGAACGACGGAAGATCCTACGATCTCACGTATGACGATCGAGACGCTCAGTGACGAGGAGACTTATGAGCAGATTAAGAAGCAGCTCAACCGTATGGTGGAGGTCATCAAGGTAATTGATTTTACCGAGATTTCCGTGGTGATGCAGGAGCTTATGTTCATCAAGGTAAAGAATTGTTCGAAGGAGGATAAGGCAGAGTTGTTCCGGATTGCGCAGACGTATCAGGCGAAGGTGCGCGACTACGGACATGACAGTTTGCTGTTAGAATTTGTGCACACGGCGCATAAAAACTCAGCGATCATTCAGTATTTGAAATCGGAGTTCAAGACCATCGAGGTAGTGCGGGGCGGTACCGTGGGAATTGAAGCGATCACGATGCCGAAAAGGTAG
- a CDS encoding branched-chain amino acid aminotransferase produces MEKKQIDWANIGFGYMQTDMRYVSNYKDGKWDDGCLTADANVVLNECAGVLQYAQTVFEGLKAYTAEDGRIVMFRPDLNAKRMVDSAKRLEMPAFPEDRFVDAVTQVVKANAAYVPPYGSGATLYIRPYMFGSNPVIGVKPADEYQFRVFVTPVGPYFKGGAKPIVIKVSDFDRAAPHGTGHIKAGLNYAMSLHAIVTAHEEGFAENMYLDAATRTKVEETGGANFIFVTKDGKVVTPKSDSILPSITRRSILYVAKEYLGLEVEEREISFEEVKEFAECGLCGTAAVISPVGKIVNHGEEICFPSGMDEMGPVTKKLYDTLTGIQMGRIEAPEGWIKVIE; encoded by the coding sequence ATGGAAAAGAAGCAGATTGACTGGGCAAATATCGGATTTGGCTATATGCAGACAGATATGCGATATGTCTCTAATTATAAAGACGGAAAGTGGGACGATGGCTGTCTGACAGCAGATGCAAATGTTGTGCTGAATGAGTGTGCCGGTGTGCTTCAGTATGCGCAGACAGTATTTGAAGGGCTGAAGGCTTACACGGCCGAGGACGGACGTATCGTGATGTTCCGCCCGGATTTAAATGCAAAGCGTATGGTAGATTCCGCAAAACGTTTGGAAATGCCGGCATTTCCGGAGGATCGTTTTGTAGATGCAGTGACGCAGGTAGTAAAGGCAAATGCCGCATATGTACCTCCATACGGTTCAGGCGCCACATTATATATCCGGCCGTATATGTTCGGCTCTAATCCGGTAATCGGAGTAAAACCGGCTGATGAATATCAGTTCCGTGTATTTGTCACACCGGTAGGACCGTACTTTAAAGGCGGCGCAAAACCGATCGTGATCAAGGTTTCTGATTTTGACCGTGCCGCACCGCATGGTACAGGACATATCAAGGCAGGACTTAACTATGCGATGAGCCTTCATGCCATCGTGACTGCACATGAGGAAGGATTTGCAGAGAATATGTATCTGGACGCTGCGACCAGAACGAAGGTGGAAGAGACCGGCGGGGCGAACTTTATTTTCGTCACCAAGGACGGCAAGGTGGTAACGCCGAAGTCTGACAGTATTCTTCCGTCTATCACCAGACGTTCGATTCTGTATGTTGCGAAGGAATATCTGGGACTGGAAGTAGAGGAGAGAGAGATTTCGTTCGAGGAAGTAAAAGAATTCGCAGAGTGCGGACTTTGCGGAACCGCAGCAGTGATTTCACCGGTAGGTAAGATCGTAAATCACGGTGAGGAGATCTGTTTCCCGAGTGGAATGGACGAGATGGGACCGGTAACCAAGAAATTATACGACACATTGACAGGAATCCAGATGGGACGCATCGAAGCTCCGGAAGGCTGGATCAAGGTGATAGAATAA
- a CDS encoding lactate utilization protein: MNENIVKRNALLAEKMIKALESRNMEGYYAKTKEEALAKALELIPEGSSVSWGGSMSVKEIGLNQALHEGNYEVYDRDGCSTPEEKRQMAVKAFDCDYFLASANAMTEDGIIVNIDGNANRVAAIAFGPRNVLMIVGMNKVVRTEADAMSRAKNIAAPINAQRFGAAPCTKTGECMLCKSPACICCQTMITRFSRDKGRIKVILVGESLGF; the protein is encoded by the coding sequence ATGAATGAGAATATCGTAAAACGCAATGCGCTTCTTGCAGAGAAGATGATAAAAGCGCTGGAATCCAGAAACATGGAAGGATATTATGCTAAGACGAAGGAGGAGGCTCTCGCTAAAGCACTGGAGCTGATCCCGGAGGGAAGCTCTGTGTCCTGGGGCGGCTCTATGAGTGTGAAGGAGATTGGATTAAATCAGGCGCTTCATGAAGGAAATTATGAGGTGTATGACAGAGACGGATGCAGCACTCCGGAGGAAAAACGTCAGATGGCAGTGAAGGCATTCGACTGTGACTATTTCCTTGCCAGCGCCAATGCCATGACCGAGGACGGCATTATTGTGAACATTGACGGAAACGCCAACCGTGTGGCGGCGATTGCATTCGGACCGCGAAATGTACTTATGATCGTGGGAATGAATAAGGTCGTTCGGACCGAGGCTGACGCCATGTCAAGGGCGAAGAATATAGCGGCGCCGATCAACGCGCAGAGGTTTGGCGCGGCTCCATGTACGAAAACAGGAGAGTGTATGCTTTGTAAATCTCCGGCGTGTATCTGCTGTCAGACGATGATTACCCGGTTTAGCAGAGACAAAGGAAGAATTAAAGTGATTCTTGTAGGAGAATCGCTGGGATTCTAA
- a CDS encoding response regulator — MNINYENNIYIIDRDFHLVEFDKAVAKRYPGIQVGDLCYQAVMKRDTPCAHCPIADCSDNTSVVYYDSFYDGFVEAAFCELTGGKYCVTRHKVGVESEHMEKQIERSIGFFDAFSHVFVSTYYVEFSSGTYSVFNRESFFDERYSQDNHWEQFDDYIRNFIHKDDQEKLFQASRIETMRDRLQKETRYSVVVREVTEKGMRWLRFEVNRSVDGGHAAVSLLDVTEERETKIKLEQMDIVKALSRDYTEITQVDLEKNTSVVFKSRGELVDDDNRKVHPYDQTWAWVIEKYVLPEDREAFREKVSASAIECALKDVDVLLIPFRATLEGKVHHYQVKCVTAGSNRKHLILGIRNADAEVRVEEERRKVLRDALAAAEHANRAKTTFLNNMSHDIRTPMNAIIGFTALAAAHLDNKKQVADYLGKISVSSEHLLSLINDVLDMSRIESGKVKIEEKEVHLPDVLHDLRTIIQANVHAKQLELYIDTVDVVHEDIICDKLRLNQILLNLISNAVKFTKPGGMLSIRVIERNDAPSGYASYMFRVKDSGVGMSREFQKHIFEAFTREQTSTVSGIQGTGLGMAITKNIVDMMGGTISVESEIGKGSEFTVCLQFRISDNPAYCEQITRLAGLHALVADDDFNTCASVTRMLGKIGMRAEWTTSGKEAILRTQLAIENDDEFSAYIIDWIMPDMNGIEAVRRIRALIGDSKPIIILTAYDWTEIEEEARKAGVTAFCSKPLFMSELREALLKPIEEAEAAEAEVELPDEIFAGKRILLVEDNELNQEIAATILEEQGFSVDLAGDGNVAIEKVKTAEAGRYDLILMDVQMPCMDGYEATRRIRSLDDREEANLPIYAMTANAFDEDREKALEAGMNGHIAKPIDIANLRAVLKSALK, encoded by the coding sequence ATGAATATAAATTATGAGAACAATATCTATATCATAGATCGAGATTTTCACCTTGTGGAGTTTGACAAGGCGGTGGCGAAGCGCTATCCGGGAATTCAGGTGGGCGATCTGTGCTACCAGGCCGTCATGAAGCGGGATACACCGTGCGCCCATTGCCCAATTGCGGATTGCTCGGACAATACTTCCGTAGTGTATTATGATTCCTTTTATGATGGGTTTGTTGAGGCCGCTTTTTGTGAGTTGACCGGGGGAAAATATTGCGTGACGCGCCATAAAGTGGGCGTGGAGAGCGAGCACATGGAGAAGCAGATTGAGCGTTCCATTGGCTTCTTTGATGCTTTCAGCCACGTGTTTGTATCCACCTATTATGTGGAATTTTCCTCGGGCACCTATTCGGTATTTAACCGCGAAAGTTTTTTTGATGAGCGATACAGCCAGGACAACCATTGGGAGCAGTTTGATGACTATATCCGTAACTTTATCCATAAGGACGATCAGGAAAAGCTTTTCCAGGCCAGCCGGATTGAGACCATGCGGGACCGGCTTCAAAAAGAAACCCGATATTCAGTGGTGGTTCGGGAGGTTACTGAAAAGGGCATGCGTTGGCTGCGCTTCGAAGTGAATCGCAGCGTTGACGGCGGCCATGCGGCGGTCAGCTTATTGGATGTTACCGAGGAGAGAGAGACGAAAATCAAGTTGGAGCAGATGGACATTGTCAAAGCGCTTAGCCGCGATTATACGGAAATCACCCAGGTTGATCTGGAGAAAAATACGTCCGTTGTCTTTAAGTCGCGCGGTGAGTTGGTTGATGATGATAACAGGAAGGTCCATCCATATGATCAGACCTGGGCATGGGTTATCGAAAAGTATGTGCTTCCAGAGGACCGGGAGGCGTTTCGGGAAAAAGTGTCTGCATCGGCGATTGAATGTGCGCTGAAAGACGTGGATGTGCTGTTGATTCCCTTTCGGGCGACACTGGAGGGTAAAGTTCATCACTATCAGGTGAAGTGTGTCACGGCGGGCAGCAACAGGAAGCATCTGATTCTGGGTATTCGAAATGCCGACGCGGAAGTCAGGGTAGAAGAAGAAAGAAGGAAGGTACTCCGGGATGCGCTGGCCGCGGCGGAGCACGCGAATAGGGCCAAGACCACCTTCCTTAATAACATGTCCCACGATATCCGCACGCCAATGAACGCCATTATTGGTTTTACTGCCCTTGCGGCGGCGCACCTTGACAACAAAAAGCAGGTGGCGGACTACCTTGGGAAGATATCCGTGTCCAGCGAACATCTGCTCTCCCTGATCAATGATGTTCTGGATATGAGCCGGATTGAGAGCGGTAAGGTCAAGATTGAGGAAAAGGAAGTGCATCTTCCGGATGTCCTCCATGATCTCAGAACCATCATTCAGGCCAACGTGCATGCTAAGCAGCTCGAACTCTACATAGATACCGTCGATGTGGTTCACGAGGACATCATCTGTGACAAGCTGCGGCTGAACCAGATTCTGCTGAATCTTATCAGCAACGCTGTGAAGTTTACAAAGCCTGGCGGTATGCTCAGCATACGCGTTATCGAAAGGAATGACGCGCCCAGCGGGTACGCCAGCTATATGTTCCGGGTGAAAGATTCCGGTGTCGGTATGAGCAGAGAGTTTCAAAAACATATTTTCGAGGCATTCACGCGGGAGCAGACTTCCACCGTCAGCGGCATTCAGGGCACCGGCCTTGGTATGGCGATTACCAAGAATATTGTGGACATGATGGGTGGGACCATTTCCGTGGAGAGCGAGATTGGCAAGGGATCAGAGTTTACTGTTTGCCTGCAATTCCGCATCAGCGATAACCCGGCGTACTGCGAGCAGATAACCAGGCTTGCCGGCCTGCACGCACTGGTCGCCGACGATGATTTCAACACCTGTGCGAGTGTCACCCGGATGCTCGGGAAGATTGGTATGCGCGCGGAATGGACCACTTCCGGAAAAGAAGCCATCCTTCGCACACAGCTTGCCATAGAGAATGACGACGAATTCAGCGCCTACATTATCGATTGGATCATGCCGGATATGAACGGGATTGAGGCCGTACGGCGTATCCGGGCGCTGATTGGCGACAGCAAGCCTATTATTATCCTGACGGCTTACGACTGGACGGAGATTGAGGAGGAGGCGAGGAAGGCAGGCGTTACAGCCTTCTGTTCAAAGCCGCTGTTCATGTCGGAACTCAGGGAGGCCCTTCTTAAGCCCATCGAGGAGGCAGAAGCGGCGGAGGCAGAGGTGGAATTACCCGACGAAATCTTCGCGGGAAAGAGGATCCTCCTGGTGGAGGACAACGAACTGAATCAGGAGATTGCGGCAACCATTTTGGAGGAACAAGGATTCTCGGTTGATCTGGCCGGGGACGGGAACGTGGCCATTGAGAAGGTGAAGACAGCGGAGGCGGGCCGGTACGACCTTATCCTCATGGATGTCCAAATGCCGTGCATGGACGGCTACGAGGCAACCCGTCGAATCAGATCCCTGGATGACAGGGAGGAGGCGAACCTTCCCATCTATGCGATGACGGCCAACGCCTTTGACGAGGACAGGGAGAAGGCGCTGGAGGCTGGTATGAACGGTCATATTGCGAAACCGATTGATATTGCAAATCTTAGGGCGGTTTTGAAAAGCGCATTAAAATGA
- a CDS encoding response regulator, producing the protein MMKDKIKNFLIGSLASVCIVCIVAFAVLAVYLNRQNEQAIAQLGNIYMTNINDRISKHFGAISDQCLTPMTTFAENIPPMCGSSKEEYFRWMTYYGKSRNYESVSWCDDEGNIETIYGEPLQYSGPPVFLKALENGESRVAVGYNGAGEQVVLMCAPVHLDIPGMEDCVAMVGELPISYLSDILSLEEEKSLVYSLVIRKDGTFVVRNSAAVRDNYFDRVRAVYKETNGQTPEEYITELEEAMQAGRDYSTMVEVDGVRQHMYASSLPNSVWYLVTFMPYGALNESVEGLGTRAIGASAAVCTVILLSLIVVFLRYFILNRAQMKELEEAKRLAEEARQEAEIASKSKGEFLSNMSHDIRTPMNAIVGMTAIATAHMDDPQQVQNCLKKITMSSRHLLGLINDVLDMSKIESGKMTLSEELVSLREIMESIVSIVQPQVKAKHQKFNISIFNILSENVHCDSVRLNQMLLNLLSNAIKFTPENGSIDVSLHEEVSPKGDEYVRIRIHVKDSGIGMSEEFQQHIFESFAREDNKRIHRTEGTGLGMAITKYIVDAMKGEITVKSQQGVGTEFQVVLDLMRAEERVEDMILPDWVMLVVDDDRQLCESTVDSLRSIGVRAEWVLDGEDAVKMATRHHREHKDYHVILLDWKLPDMDGIQTARELRRQLGDDVPILLMSAYDWSEIEEEARDAGISGFLMKPLFRSTLFYGLKPYVDDEEVQPVEEENTLQFSNRRVLVAEDNELNWEVAYELLRDLGLELEWAENGKVCAEMFQESKPGYYDAILMDIRMPIMDGYEATDTIRAMNRPDAVLPIIAMTADAYSDDIQRCLSHGMNAHVAKPINIDEVARVLKKYLND; encoded by the coding sequence ATGATGAAGGACAAAATCAAAAATTTTCTGATCGGTAGCCTGGCCAGTGTGTGTATTGTGTGCATTGTGGCTTTTGCGGTGCTGGCGGTTTATCTGAACCGTCAAAACGAACAGGCTATCGCCCAATTGGGAAACATTTATATGACCAACATAAATGACCGTATCTCCAAGCATTTCGGTGCCATCAGTGATCAATGCCTGACTCCGATGACAACATTTGCCGAGAACATTCCTCCCATGTGTGGGAGCAGCAAGGAGGAATATTTCAGATGGATGACCTATTACGGGAAGAGCCGGAATTATGAGTCCGTAAGCTGGTGCGACGACGAGGGCAACATTGAGACGATTTATGGAGAACCGCTTCAGTACTCCGGGCCTCCAGTATTTCTGAAAGCGTTGGAGAACGGGGAGAGCAGGGTTGCGGTTGGATACAACGGCGCCGGGGAACAGGTGGTTTTGATGTGTGCGCCGGTTCACCTCGATATTCCTGGCATGGAGGACTGCGTCGCCATGGTGGGAGAGCTGCCTATCAGCTATTTGTCTGATATCCTATCCCTGGAAGAGGAGAAATCCCTCGTCTATTCCCTTGTTATCCGCAAGGACGGCACCTTTGTGGTCCGCAATTCCGCTGCAGTGCGAGACAACTATTTTGACCGTGTCCGCGCCGTATACAAGGAAACGAACGGCCAGACCCCAGAGGAATATATTACCGAGCTTGAAGAAGCCATGCAAGCAGGCAGAGATTATTCCACTATGGTTGAGGTCGATGGGGTGCGGCAACATATGTATGCGTCCAGCCTGCCTAACAGTGTGTGGTATCTGGTGACATTTATGCCCTATGGGGCGCTGAACGAATCGGTGGAAGGTCTGGGAACGCGCGCCATTGGGGCCTCCGCGGCAGTCTGCACGGTCATACTGCTGTCCCTGATCGTTGTGTTTCTTCGGTATTTTATCCTGAACCGGGCGCAAATGAAGGAATTGGAGGAGGCTAAGCGTCTGGCGGAAGAGGCCAGACAGGAGGCTGAAATTGCCAGCAAGTCCAAGGGAGAATTCCTCTCCAACATGAGCCACGACATTCGCACGCCAATGAACGCCATTGTAGGTATGACGGCCATTGCCACAGCGCACATGGATGACCCGCAGCAGGTGCAGAATTGCCTGAAGAAGATTACCATGTCCAGCCGGCACCTGCTGGGGCTGATCAATGACGTGCTGGATATGTCCAAAATCGAGAGTGGCAAGATGACGCTCAGCGAAGAGCTTGTATCCCTGCGGGAGATCATGGAGAGCATCGTGAGCATCGTACAGCCACAGGTAAAGGCAAAGCATCAGAAGTTTAACATCTCCATCTTTAACATCCTTTCGGAGAATGTGCATTGCGACAGCGTACGCCTCAATCAGATGCTGCTGAACCTGCTTTCCAACGCCATCAAGTTTACGCCGGAGAATGGCTCGATCGATGTATCCCTCCACGAGGAGGTATCGCCCAAGGGAGATGAGTATGTCCGTATCCGCATCCACGTGAAGGATAGCGGCATCGGAATGTCTGAGGAATTCCAGCAGCACATCTTTGAATCCTTTGCCCGGGAGGACAACAAGCGCATCCACCGCACCGAGGGTACCGGTCTGGGCATGGCTATCACCAAATACATCGTGGACGCTATGAAAGGCGAGATTACGGTGAAAAGTCAGCAGGGCGTGGGTACAGAGTTCCAGGTGGTTTTGGATCTGATGCGCGCGGAAGAGCGGGTGGAGGACATGATTCTGCCCGACTGGGTTATGCTGGTGGTGGATGACGACCGTCAGCTGTGCGAGAGCACCGTCGATTCTCTGCGCTCCATCGGCGTCCGGGCGGAGTGGGTGCTGGACGGTGAGGATGCTGTAAAGATGGCAACCCGGCACCATAGGGAACACAAGGATTATCACGTCATACTGTTGGATTGGAAGCTGCCGGACATGGACGGCATTCAGACCGCACGGGAGCTGCGCAGGCAGTTGGGCGACGATGTGCCTATCCTGCTGATGTCTGCTTACGACTGGAGTGAAATCGAGGAGGAGGCCCGGGATGCGGGAATCAGCGGCTTCCTGATGAAACCGTTGTTCCGCTCCACGCTGTTTTATGGTTTGAAACCCTATGTGGATGACGAGGAGGTCCAACCCGTTGAAGAGGAAAATACGCTTCAATTTTCTAACAGGCGCGTCCTGGTTGCAGAGGACAACGAACTGAATTGGGAGGTTGCTTATGAGCTGCTTCGCGATCTTGGCCTTGAGCTGGAGTGGGCGGAGAACGGCAAGGTCTGCGCAGAGATGTTCCAAGAGTCCAAGCCCGGATACTACGATGCTATCCTGATGGATATCCGAATGCCCATTATGGATGGTTATGAGGCGACCGACACAATCCGCGCCATGAACCGGCCGGATGCTGTGCTTCCCATCATCGCCATGACAGCGGACGCGTATTCCGACGATATTCAGAGGTGTTTAAGCCATGGTATGAACGCACATGTGGCAAAGCCTATCAACATCGATGAGGTTGCCCGTGTTCTTAAAAAGTACCTGAACGATTGA
- a CDS encoding BlaI/MecI/CopY family transcriptional regulator, with protein sequence MEELKLCDSEYRFMLLVWEASPVKSGELVRTARERLGWKKSTTYTVIKKLAERGFLKNEDTVVTALVQKEICQAVESDYFVERTFEGSLPKFIAAFLGGRTISEKEAEEIKRLIDSHKEG encoded by the coding sequence ATGGAAGAATTGAAACTATGTGACAGCGAATATCGTTTCATGTTGCTGGTGTGGGAGGCTTCCCCCGTAAAGAGCGGCGAGCTGGTCAGGACTGCAAGGGAAAGGCTGGGCTGGAAGAAGTCCACGACCTATACGGTGATTAAAAAGCTGGCTGAGAGAGGTTTCTTGAAAAATGAGGACACCGTGGTGACGGCACTTGTTCAGAAGGAGATCTGTCAGGCCGTGGAATCGGATTATTTTGTGGAACGGACATTTGAAGGATCACTCCCCAAATTTATCGCGGCATTTTTGGGTGGCCGGACCATTTCGGAAAAAGAGGCGGAGGAAATCAAGAGGCTGATCGACTCGCATAAGGAGGGGTGA
- a CDS encoding M56 family metallopeptidase yields the protein MREICALFRLVCNMSLTAGVVILMVLLARQLLKKVPRKFSYCLWLVVAFRLLCPYSVPSGISMFNLEFFRDMASAGNQVIWNLSEVLNGTPWGQTAVQTGDEAGAQAETFFAEQNADGFKGEGNRTGQTGENPVTPADPAEREGMTNALSAGDGSGKAGTAYENGSAGGSHLAGNGIFGLSGENITLMEVLTVIWLAGIVVFLSYQLAAYLRLKKHVETAVRSGQNIYESDTIHTPFVMGFFSPRIYLPFRLTEQERTYILLHEQYHIRRKDHQIKVLSVLLLAVYWFQPLVWIAYHAMCKDMEMSCDEMVIAKLGSKVKEDYSRSLLGFAVKGRNFAAAPLAFGEVPVKTRIKNILRFQSPKRAAMLFGLVVCILVAVIGVGNGRNRNGIRFAGRRSISAGDRLNFDQAVSYEYELPKNVQSLLLYKESYRNGVLEDYTQVALHEIEDGQRKGTFTIERELFQTKVGEADAIFSLQFPGREESVVDYSSLQPSGFAGVAETYYMENNDDWTKIEPGTDIVIAAWNLGLRETDGVEGISCTHFMDQNLKWDALGRNDGEILYHLVFSEKSAQELEEEYAVSPYVKELYTLKNPYIGDAVADGKLVHALGIAQDLARTMELETTEEPYALVLHFEDSPENEAEFYQEMVWKATALLVLIDNAGRVEWNYPAEEGGVEVTRHFSWSKEQAKQALGAGNLQEFAGDERALQNFFVKVVYEQLAYEKLPETEQGFLAPNGKTYRNRQIMTGRHPNAAASSTYLVYYDDPEITFQDITDYFFSSDSAKAFREDMYVTWPTEEGEME from the coding sequence ATGAGAGAAATCTGTGCACTTTTCAGGTTGGTGTGTAACATGTCCCTGACGGCGGGGGTTGTCATTCTCATGGTCCTTTTGGCCAGGCAGTTACTGAAAAAGGTTCCCAGGAAATTTTCTTACTGCCTGTGGCTGGTCGTGGCATTTCGGCTTTTATGTCCTTATTCTGTTCCCAGCGGGATCAGTATGTTCAATCTGGAATTTTTCCGGGACATGGCATCTGCCGGGAATCAGGTGATCTGGAATCTGTCCGAGGTGCTTAATGGAACCCCTTGGGGGCAGACTGCGGTTCAGACAGGCGATGAGGCGGGGGCACAGGCAGAAACATTTTTCGCCGAGCAGAATGCAGACGGTTTTAAAGGTGAGGGGAACAGGACCGGGCAGACGGGAGAGAATCCGGTGACTCCGGCGGATCCGGCAGAACGGGAAGGAATGACGAACGCATTATCCGCGGGAGATGGAAGCGGAAAAGCCGGTACGGCATATGAGAATGGAAGTGCAGGCGGATCGCATTTGGCAGGGAACGGTATATTTGGCCTCTCCGGTGAAAATATAACCCTCATGGAAGTGCTTACGGTCATCTGGCTTGCTGGGATTGTGGTATTTTTATCCTATCAGCTGGCGGCATACTTAAGGCTGAAAAAGCATGTGGAAACAGCAGTTCGCTCCGGGCAGAATATCTATGAGAGCGACACCATACATACGCCCTTTGTCATGGGATTTTTCTCGCCGAGAATCTATCTCCCGTTTCGCCTGACGGAACAGGAAAGGACGTATATTCTGCTTCATGAGCAGTACCATATCCGGCGAAAGGATCATCAGATCAAGGTATTATCCGTGCTGCTTCTTGCGGTGTACTGGTTCCAGCCGTTGGTCTGGATTGCTTATCATGCTATGTGTAAGGACATGGAAATGAGTTGTGACGAGATGGTCATTGCAAAGCTAGGAAGCAAAGTCAAGGAGGATTACAGCCGTTCGCTGCTGGGATTTGCGGTGAAGGGGAGAAACTTTGCGGCAGCTCCTCTGGCGTTCGGAGAAGTTCCGGTCAAGACGCGCATCAAGAATATTCTGCGATTTCAAAGTCCGAAGAGAGCGGCGATGCTGTTTGGCCTTGTGGTCTGCATACTCGTAGCGGTGATCGGCGTTGGAAATGGAAGAAATAGAAATGGGATCCGTTTTGCGGGGCGGCGCAGCATTTCCGCTGGGGATAGGCTGAATTTTGACCAGGCAGTTTCCTATGAATATGAGCTGCCCAAAAATGTGCAGAGCCTGCTTCTATATAAGGAGAGTTACCGGAACGGCGTTCTGGAGGACTATACGCAGGTCGCGCTGCATGAGATTGAAGATGGGCAGAGGAAAGGAACATTTACCATAGAACGGGAATTATTTCAAACGAAAGTGGGAGAGGCTGACGCCATATTTTCTCTGCAATTTCCGGGGCGGGAAGAAAGCGTGGTGGATTACAGCTCTCTACAGCCGTCGGGATTTGCCGGAGTGGCGGAGACCTACTATATGGAAAATAACGATGACTGGACAAAGATCGAGCCGGGAACGGACATTGTAATCGCTGCCTGGAATCTGGGGCTTAGGGAAACGGACGGAGTAGAAGGTATTTCCTGTACTCATTTTATGGATCAGAATCTAAAGTGGGACGCGTTGGGAAGAAATGACGGTGAGATTCTGTATCACCTGGTATTTTCAGAAAAAAGCGCACAGGAATTGGAAGAAGAATATGCCGTCTCCCCTTATGTCAAAGAGCTGTATACGCTAAAGAATCCTTATATTGGTGACGCAGTCGCTGACGGGAAGCTGGTACATGCATTGGGGATCGCTCAGGATCTGGCGCGGACGATGGAACTGGAGACGACGGAGGAGCCCTATGCCCTGGTTCTTCATTTTGAGGATTCTCCGGAAAACGAAGCGGAATTTTATCAGGAGATGGTATGGAAGGCGACTGCACTTTTGGTTTTGATCGACAACGCAGGGAGGGTGGAGTGGAACTACCCGGCAGAAGAGGGAGGCGTAGAGGTCACACGCCATTTCAGTTGGAGCAAAGAGCAGGCAAAACAGGCTCTGGGAGCAGGCAATTTACAGGAATTTGCAGGAGATGAAAGGGCGTTGCAGAACTTCTTTGTCAAGGTGGTTTATGAGCAGCTGGCGTATGAGAAGCTTCCTGAAACAGAACAGGGTTTTCTGGCGCCCAACGGAAAAACGTACCGAAATCGCCAGATTATGACCGGAAGGCACCCGAACGCCGCTGCCAGCAGCACATATCTGGTGTATTATGATGATCCTGAGATCACATTTCAGGATATCACGGACTATTTTTTTTCCAGCGATAGTGCGAAAGCATTTCGGGAAGATATGTATGTGACGTGGCCGACAGAAGAGGGGGAGATGGAATAA
- a CDS encoding acylphosphatase, protein MEQVRKQYVFTGRVQGVGFRYTAQYLAQHLGITGWVKNEWDGSVVMEAQGTQEMLEELVRKLQMRNFSRVDYVAELTIPTVSEYGFHVR, encoded by the coding sequence ATGGAACAAGTCAGAAAACAGTATGTATTTACCGGTCGGGTTCAGGGAGTCGGTTTCCGCTACACCGCCCAGTATCTGGCTCAGCATCTTGGAATCACGGGTTGGGTGAAGAATGAATGGGACGGCTCAGTGGTCATGGAGGCCCAGGGGACCCAGGAAATGCTTGAAGAGCTGGTGCGAAAGCTTCAGATGCGGAATTTCAGCAGGGTCGACTATGTGGCGGAGCTTACGATCCCGACGGTGAGCGAGTATGGGTTTCACGTGAGGTAG